In the genome of Pseudonocardia cypriaca, the window GACCGACCGGGGCGAGGGAGAGCGCGCCGATGCGCCGCCGCGGGCGATCAGCGTGCGCCCCCCGACCCTGCTCGGCATCCCGTCGTACCTGGCGGGCAACGTCGCGCGCGCGGCGACGCGCACGCTGTGGCGCAGCCTCGCCGAGCACGGCCTGGGGCTCAGCCAGCACGCCGTGCTCGTCGCCATCCACGACTTCGGGCCGCTGGCCCAGGTCGAGATCGCCGACCGGCTCGATCTCGACCGCAGCCAGGTCGTCGGGTTCGTCGACGCCCTCGAACGGCACGGCTTCGTCACCCGCACCCGCGATCCGCGCGACCGCCGCCGCATGCTGGTCTCGATGACCGAGGCGGGCGCCGCGGCCGAGCGCCGGGTCACCGAGGCCGCGCAGGAGCTCCAGCCCGCCCTGTTCGCGGCGCTCTCCCCGGCCGAGCTGGACCAGCTGGTCGGGTTGCTGGAGCGGGTGCTGGACGCCCACGACGCCGCGCGGCTCGGCCGCGGGTGACCGGTCAGTCCGGGATCATCGGCAGCAGCAGGTGGCTGTCGAACGCGCCACCGGTGCGGATGCGGTGCCGCCCGCGGTTGACCGACTGCTCGTGCGCCTGAGCCGGTCCGATGTCGTAACGGTGCAGGTCCCGGCCCTGCACGATGAGTCGCAGCACCTCACCGGCCTCGAACAGCGTCGACGACGGCCAGATCTCGATCTCGACGGCCGTGGGCTCGCCGGGGCGCAGCGGCAGCTGCCGCTCGTGGCGCAGCCGCGGCTGCCACGGCGTGGAGCGCTCCTCGTCGAGCTCGCGGTGGCTCGCCCGCAGCCAGCCGAGCGCGACCTGGCCGTCGTCCATCATCGACCAGTAGGGGAAGTGCACCTGCCGGCCGGCGCGGTCGAGCTTCTGCAGGCCGACGAAGAGGTCCATGTCGTCGCCCTCGTCGATCTCGACCCACAGCCGCAGCTTCGCGTAGCCGGTGATCTCGGTGCGGGTGTCGAACCGGAGATCGAAGACCGCCCGCCCCTCGTCGGCCGCCGGGTCGTACTCGACCGCCGCCGCGGCGGCCGGCTGCTCGGCCAGCAGCGTGCCGGCGACGGCGTCGAGGGCGAACGGGCGGTAGCTGGTGCGGGCGAGCGGCCACTCCTGCTCCGCGCGCTCGACGCCCTCGTAGTAGCGCTCGCGGACCTCGATGCGCACCGGCGGCCAGGTCAGCACCTCGTCGTCGGTGCTCATGAGGAAGTGGTCGAAGAAGGCGCGGAGCCGGCGCAGGCTCTCCGGCCGGTAGTAGTACTGCCACTTCTTGCGGCCGTGCACCTCGAGCCACTTGTGCGCGGAGCCCAGCTCGCGCCACGCCTCGATGGTGCCGCGCGTGTGCAGCCCGTGGTCGCCCCAGTCGGTCACGCAGTAGGCCGGGACGTCGATGACCGACAGGTCCGGCACCGACTTGCTGCGGTTGTAGTCGTCGAGCAGAGGATGGGCAGCGTGCATCGCCGGCAGGTCCTCGACCCGCCCCGGCCCGCACCGGCACGACCACTGGGTGAACGTGACGAACTTGGTCTCGGGGATGCCGCCGTGGAAGAAGTACTCGCGGTAGCAGTCGCTCCAGCCCTCCCACGGGTTGATGGCGGCCAGGTGCGGGGGCCGGGTCGCGGCGACGCGCCACTGGACGACCGCCAGGTACGAGACGCCGCTCATCCCGACCTTGCCGGTGCACCACGGCTGTTCCGCCGCCCACTCGACGAGGTCGTGGCCGTCCTCGCCCTCCTGCTCGCTGAGGACGACGAGATCGCCCTCCGACATCCAGGACCCGCGCGAGTCGGCGTTGACGACGGCATAACCGCGCTGCGCCCACCACATCGGGTCCGGCCCCTCCCACACCGTGTGCCGGGAGATCGTCCCGTCGGCGACCCCGGCCCCCGGGAAGAGGTGGAAGCCTTTCGGCGCGTGCTTGCCGTAGGGGTTCAGCGTGAGGATCGCCGGGACGGGTGCGGTGGCCGCGGCGGGCCGGAAGACGTCGACGTAGACGGTCACGCCGTCGCGCAGGACGACGGGGACGTCGCGCTCGATGCGGACGCCGTCCTCCTCGACGACCTCGCCCGTGCGCAGGCCGGGATGCCCGCCGGTGGCCGGGTCGAGCCCGGGCATCCAGATCATCTCCGGCAGGACGCGGTCCGCGAGGCGCGGTGATCGCGAAGGGGTGCTCATGGTTGTGGGACTCCTGTCGCAGGAGGGGAGTGGGGGAGCGCGCGCGTCAGAGCAGCGCGTCGAGGGTGATCGGCAGGTCGCGCACGCGCCGCCCGGTGGCGTTGTGGACCGCGCCGGCGATCGCGGCGGCGACCCCGGTGATGCCGATCTCGCCGACGCCGCGGGCGCCGACGGGGGCCCGCGGGTCGGGCACGTCTGTCCACAGGACGTCGATCTCGGGCACGTCGGCGTGCACCGGGACGTGGTAGTCGGTGAGGTTCGCGTTGACGATGCGGGCGGTCCGCTCGTCGACGACGGTCCGCTCCATCAGCGCCAGCCCGATGCCCATGACGATGCCGCCGCGCAGCTGGCTCGCCGCGGTCACCGGGTTGATGATCCGCCCGCAGTCGTAGGACCCGACGACCCGGTCGACCCGGGCCTCCCCGGTGACGGAGCTGACCCGGACCTGGCAGAACACGGCGCCGAAGGAGTGCATGGACCAGGCCTGCAGCTCGTCGCGATCGGCGGCGTCGGCCACCGCGGTGACCTCGTGGCGCCCCGCGCGGCGCAGGATCTGCGCGTAGCTCTCCCACCGGTCCCGGTCGGCGAGCGCGCCCAGCCCGGCGGCCACCGAGCCGACCTCGTCGACGGTGCGGCCGGCCAGCGGCGAGTCGGGTGGCACCAGCGCCAGCAGCTGCGCGACGAGCGCGCGGTGCGCGGCGATCACCGCGGCCGCGACGCCGACCGTCTGCGCGGAGGCGCCCGCCTGGAACACGCCGGGCAGCGACGAATCGCCGTAGTCGATCGTGACCCGTTCCACCGGCAGGCCCAGCCGCTCGGCGGAGACGATCGCCTGCGCCGTCGTCGTCCCCATCCCCATGTCGTTCGCGGCCACGGCGACCGTCGCGTGCCCGTCCGCGGTGAGCGTGATCCGCGCGGCGCCGCCGGGGAAGCGCTGGTGGGGGTAGGTCGCGGCGGCGCACCCCGTGCCGATCAGCCACTCGCCGTCACGGCGGCTGCGCGGCGCCGTGCGCGTCCAGCCGAAGCGCTCGGCGCCCGCTCGCCACGCCTGCTCGAGGTGGCGAGCCGAGAACGGCGCGCCCGACGCGGGATCGGCGGCCGGCTCGTTGCGCAGGCGCAGCTCCACCGGGTCGATGTCGAGCTGTTCGGCGAGCTCGTCGATCGCCGACTCCAGCGCGAACGTGCCGACCGCCTCGCCGGGGGCGCGCATGAACGAGTTCGCGATCATGTCGACGTCGACGACGTGCTGGTCGGTGTGCAGCGCCCCGGTCGCGTACATGTGGCGCGCGGGGAACGTGAACGGCTCGACGACGTGGTTCCACGGCGTGATCGCCGAGGTGCCGGTGTGGACGATCAAGGTGAAGCGACCGTCCTCGTCGGCCCCGATCGCGACCCGCTGCTCGGTGTTCGCCCGCCCGCCGACGAGCCGGTAGACGTCCCCGCGGGATAGCGCCATGCGCACGGGCCGGCCGGCCAGCTTCGAAGCGGCGGCCGCCAGCACGTGGTGCGACCACGCCGTCTTGCCGCCGAAGCCGCCGCCCACGTGCGGGGAGGTCACGTGCACCCGGTGCTCGTCGATGCCCAGCGCGTGCGCGATCGTCCACGCGTGGCCGGCGACGGACTGGCTGGCGTCGTGCACGACGAGGTCGTCGCCCACCCAGCCGACCGTCACCGCGTGCGGCTCGATCGCGTTGTGGTTGTGGCCAGGGGTCCGGTAGACGTGGTCGACCGCGTGCGGCGCGGCGGCCAGCGCGGCCTCGGCGTCGCCGACGGCGACCTCGACCGGCTGGAAGAACAGGTGATCGGGCCGGCGCGCGTCGGCCGCCGCCTCCGCGAAGGTGCGTGGCGCCGCGGCCGCGTACTCGACCTCGATGAGGGACGCCGCGTGGTCGGCCTGCTCCCGCGTCTCGGCCAGCACGACCGCGACCGGCTCGCCGTTCCAGTGGATGCTGTCGTCCTGCATCACGGGGAGGTCCGTGCCGCCGAACGCCCGCGGGGCGGTGAACATCGGCCGGACCGGGCGCATCCGGGGCGCCGTGCGGTGGGTCATGACGAGCACCACGCCGGGGGCGGTCTCGGCAGCCGACGTGTCCAGCCGCGTGATGCGTCCCCGCGCGATCGTGCTGCAGCGCAGCGCCGCGTGGACCATGCCCTTCAGCACGTGCTCGGCGGCGTAGCGCGCCTCGCCGCGCACCTTCGCCGGTCCGTCCAGGCGCGGTCGCGCGGTGCCGATGAGCCCGTGCTCGATCTCCAGCACCGGATCGGAGCCGGTGCGCGGCGTCCAGCCGTCGGGCACGACGCCGACGGCGGGCCGGTCCGCTGCGGCGGTCATGCCCGGCCTCCGGTCAGCTGCTCCAACACGGCGACGATCGTGCGGCGGGCGAGCTCCACCTTGAACGCGTTCCCCGCGAGCGGGGCGGCGTCGGCGAGCTCGGCGTCCGCGGCGGCGACGAAGGCGGCGGTGGTCGCCGGCCCGCCCGCCAGCACGGCCTCGGCGCGCGCGGCCCGCCACGGCTTCGGCGCGACCCCGCCGAGCGCGAGGCGGGCCCGGACGATCGTCTCCCCGTCGAGCTCGACCGCGGCGGCCACCGAGACCAGCGCGAACGCGAAGCTGGCGCGGTCGCGCACCTTGCGGTAGGTCGACCGGGCAGCGTTCACCCCGGCCGGCAGCTCCACCGCGGTGATGAGCTCGCCGGGTTCGAGCACGGTCTCGACGTCGGGCCGGTCGCCGGGCAGCCGGTGCAGATCGGCCAGCGGGACGCGGCGGTCCCCGGCCGCGCCGGACACGTGCACGACGGCGTCCAGCGCCACGAGCGCGACCGCCATGTCCGACGGGTGCGTGGCCGCGCAGCTCGGGGACGCGCCGAGGATCGCGAGGTCGCGGGTGTGGCCCCCGATCGCGGCGCAGCCCTGCCCCGGCGACCGCTTGTTGCAGGGCGAGCCGGCGGGGTCGTAGAAGTAGGGGCAGCGGGTGCGCTGCAGCAGGTTGCCGCCGACGGTCGCCATGTTGCGGATCTGCCCCGACGCCCCCGCGACGATCGCGCGCGTGAGCACCGGGTAGCGCTCCCGCACCGTGCGGTGGGTCGCCAGCGCGGTGGTGCGGACCGCCGCGCCGATCACCAGCCGGCCGTCCGGTGCCTCGACGACGTCGCCGGGGAGCCCGCTGACGTCGACCAGCTGCGTCGGCCCCTCCACGCCCTGCCGCATCAGGTCGACGAGGTTCGTCCCGCCGCCGAGGTAGCGCGCCCGCCCGCTGCGGCCGAGCCGGACCGCGTCGGCGACGTCGGTGGCGCGGGTGTACTCGAACTCGATCACGTGTCCGCGCCTCCGTACACCTCCGCGATCGCCGCGACGATGCCGTTGTGGGCGCCGCAGCGGCAGAGGTTGCCGCTCATCCGCTCCCGCAGCTCGTCGGGGGTGAGCGCGATGTCGTCGGCCGTGAGGTCCCGCGTCACGTGGCTGGGCACGCCGGCCGCGGTCTCCCGGGCCATCCCGATGGCCGAGCAGATCTGCCCGGGCGTGCAGTAGCCGCACTGCAGCCCCTCGTGCCGCACGAACGCGTCCTGCAGCGGGTGCGTGCCGCCGAGCCCCTCGACGGTGGTCACCTCGTGGCCGGCGTACTGGACAGCCAGTGCCAGGCAGGACACGATCCGCTCGCCGTCGACGAGCACGGTGCAGGCTCCGCACGCGCCCTGGTCGCACCCCTTCTTGGTGCCGTGGAGCCCGAGGTGCTCGCGGAGGAAGTCGAGCAGGGACACCCGGGGATCGGCGGGCGGCGGTGCCGGCACGCCGTTGACGACGAGGTCCGGGCCGGCGTCGCCGGTGCGCGACCGGTGTCCGGCCGGGGACGCGGGTTCGACCTTCACCCGTCCGACGGTAGGTTCGCGATCGGACCGCAGGCCAATAGGTCTTGGCCCCGCCGCCATCGGCGGGCGGCGATCGCGCCGGGCCGGCCCGGCTACGGCGCGGCGGGGGCGACGGCGGCGCGCAGCGCCCCCAGCGCGTCTGCGACCAGCTCCCGCAGCGGCGGACCGTCGGCGGTCCGGGTCCACTTCTGCATCGCGCGCCGCTGGACCGCGGTGGCGGCGTCGGCGGCGAACCCGGCGGTGTCGGTGTCGTGGCCCCGCGCGCGCAGCGCGGCCTCGACGGCGTCGGCGAGATCGGCGATCTTGCTGAGCTCGCGCTCCCGCAGCTCGGGATTGGCCTCGACGATCGCGAACCGGCGCGTCACGGCGGCCCGGCGGTGCTCGAACATCGCGTCGAGCGCGGCCTGCAGGGCGTGCACGGCGGCGTCGAGCGGCGGCGTCGCGGGCGGGCACTCGGCGATCCCGCGGACGACCCGCTGCCGGAACTCGGCGCTCAGGCCGAACAGGACCTCGCGCTTGTCGGCGAAGTGGTTGAAGAACGTCCGCGGCGTGAGCCCGGCGCGCTCGGCGATCTCGGCGACCGTGGTGCGGTCGAACCCCTGCTCGGCGAAGAGGTCGAACGCGGCCGTCTCGAGCCGCTCGGCCCCGTCCGGCTCCCATCGCGGCATGGCCCGAGGGTAGCGACTGCACAGACTGCAGTCAGCGATGTGCGGTGATTTCACAGACTGAAATCAGCACCGAGGAGAGACAGCCATGCACGTGTTCGTCACGGGCGGCTCGGGGTACATCGGCTCCGCCGTCGTCCCCGAGCTGCTCGCCGCAGGGCACACCGTCACCGGGCTGGCCCGCTCGGACCGTGCAGCCGCGGCCGTCGCTGCGCTGGGCGCGGCGGTCCGCCGGGGCGACCTCGCCGACCCGGCCGGCCTCGCCGCCGCGGCCCGCGAGGCCGACGGCGTCGTCCACCTCGGGTTCGCCCGCGACGACCCCGACTGGGCCGATCTGCCCGCCGCGGTCGCCGCCGACCTGCGGGCCGTCGAGGCGCTCGGCGCGGCGTTGGCCGGCACGGGCAAGCCGCTCGTCGCCACCGGGGCGACGTTCTCGCTGGCCCTCGCCGGGTTCCGGGGCGAACTCACCGAGCAAGACACGCGGCCGACGGGCATGCGCGTCGACGCGGAGAACGCCGTGATCGCCCTCGCCGAGCACGGGGTGCGGTCGGCGGTCGTGCGGCTGTCCAACGTGCACGGCCGCGGCAACCTGGGATTCGCCTCGGGGCTCATCGCCGTCGCCCGGGCCACCGGGATCGCCCACTACCTGGGCGAGGGGACGAACCGCTGGCCGGCCGCCCACATCGACGACGTCGGCCGGCTCTACCGGTTGGCGCTGGAATCCGCGCCCGCCGGGACCCGGCCGCACGCCGTGGCCGAGGAGGGCGTCCCCGTGCGCTCCGTCTCCGCGGTGATCGGCCGCCGGCTCGGCGTGCCCGTCGCTCGCGTCGCGGCGGACGCCGCCCGGCAGCACTTCGGCCACCTCGCGATGTTCGTCGGCGCGGACAACCCCACGTCCAGCCGGTTCACGCAGGCCACGCTCGGCTGGGCACCGGCCGGGCCCGGCCTCCTCGACGATCTCGACGACGCGGCGCACTTCGCCGTGCCGGCCGTCGCACGACCCTGACGAGAGGATCCGAGACGCCGACCTCCCACCCTGTTCCGGCGCCCGCCCTCGCCGCGCCCCACCGCCATGTGTCGGCACCGATCACGGCGCCCGATCCAGCGTCCGACCACACCGTCCGCCATCGCCGTTCACCGATGACTCCGCGGGGGACTCGTATTTCCGGGCACTGGTGAAACCGCCATACGATTCCGTCGGAAGTCGCGCCACATCGATGGGGATGGAGTCAACATGACGGTCGACTCGGCAACCGGAGCAGAAACCTGGATCAGGCGCTACTACCAGCTCTGCGGGGCGAAGGACATCGACGGCGCCATGGAGTTCTGGGCGCCCGACGGAAAGCTCACCTTCGCCAACTTCGAACCCGTGATCGGGCGCGACGCGATCCACGAGACGCTGGCCCAGATCGTCCACAACTGGATCAAGGAAACCCACTCCCTGCACCACTTCTGGCTCCTCGCCGACGATCTCGTCGCGTTCGAGATGGACGTGGCGTTCGACCGCCACGACGGTCGGCACGTGGTCGTGCCGGGCGCCGCGGTCTGCCGGATCGACGACCGGCGCTTCCTCGAACAACGCATCTACGTCGACATGACACCGGTGTTCGCGCCCTCCGACGCAGCAGCGAGCGCCACCGCCTGATCTGCCGGCGCGGGCGCTGCCACGGGGTGTCCGGCCGCTCCCGGCCCGGCCGGGAGCGGCCACGGCCCACTCTCGTTCGGCTCCGGGATCCACACCTGCCTCGGCGCGCCCATCGGCCTGATCGAGGCGCGCGTGACGATCGAGGTGCTCGCCGAGCACTTCCCGCGGCTGCGCCTGGCGGCCAACCACACCCCCGACCACCTGGCCGCCGCGCGGATGCGCCTGCTCCGCGGCCTGGTCGTCGACCTCGAACCGCCTGCGCCCGACACCGCGGAGGCACGGCCCGTGCGGCTCGGGGTCGACCTCGACCGCTGCGGAGGGCACGGCCTGTGCGAGGCGCCGCCGCCGAGCTCGTGCACCTCGACGACGACGGCGCGCTCGTGATCGATCGGGCCGAGGTTCCGGCGCCCCTCGTGGGTGCGGCGAACCAGGCCGTCCAGGTGTGCCCGGTCGCGGCACTGCGGCTGCGCTGACCGGCCCCCGACGTTCGGAAGGAATCGAGGAAAAGATGGACGAGAGCGTTTATCCGCACAATTGGAGTCGGGAGGGGTTCCTCGGCGACTTCGTCGTGGCGCTGCGGCCGCATCCCATCAACGAGTACACCGAGGTGGTCGGGCCGCACGCGCCGCACCGCATCGATCTCACGGCCGTCAAGGCGGTCGACGCGACGGATCCTGCCGAGTTGCCCACCGTGTTCGCCCGGTCCCGCAACGATCTGGTGCTGTCGGTGTCGGCCCGGTCGGAGCCGACCCCGTTCGTCTGGCGCAACGCGGAGTTCGACGAGGTGCACTTCGTCCAGGAGGGCGAGCTGGAGTACGTCACCGACTGGGGCACGCTCGCGGTGCAGCCCGGTGATTTCGTGTTCCTCCCGCGCGCGGTGTCCTATCGGGTGGTGCCGGCGACCCCGAGCACGTTGCGCGTGATCATCGAGGCCCCCGAGGCGGTCTCGATGAATCCGCAGGCCCAGCCCGGGATGATCAACGCGGCGCGCTCGGTCCGCCGTCCCGATCCTGCGAAGGTCTCGCAGGAGAGCGGCGTGACGACGCTGCTGATCAGGACGACCGACGGCATCACGCGGTTCACGATGGCGAACGACCCGCTCGCGATGACGGAGATCGTCTACGGCCAGGCGCCGGTGTGGAAGGTGAACCTGGCCGACATCCAGCCGGTGGCCTACCTGCCGGCCGGCGGGCCGCCGTCGCACTTCGCCGAGACGCCGACCAAGGACCTCCTGCTGTACACGCTGAGTTCCCGCCCGGGTGGGCGGCCGCCCCAGCACCACAACGCGGACTACGACGAGCTGGTCTTCTACTTCCGCGGGCCCGCTCCCTACGGCGGGCTCGACACGGCCGGTAGCGGGATCTGGATCCCGAAGGCCGTCGCGCACTGGGGTCCGCGGGAGGATCCCGAGGGCGGGTACCTGGCCTGGCTCGTCGAGAGCGGCGGCACGATCCGGCTGACCCCGGAAGGGCTCGCCGCAGCGGAGCTGATGGAGACGAGCCTGTTCCACCCGCTGGAGCGCGCGCCCGGGAGTGACGCGTGAGCGCCGTCGTCACGGTCGCCCCGACCGGGCCGATCGCGACGAAGGCCGACAACCCGAACCTGCCGACCCGGCCGCACGAGATCGCGGACGCGGTGGCCGAGGCGTACGCGGCCGGGGCCGCCGTCGCCCACCTGCACCTGCGCGACGAGCACGACCGGCCGACCGCCGATCCGGACATCGCCCGCCGGACGATCGACCTGATCGAGGAGCGGTGCCCGATCATCGTGCAGCTGTCCACCGGGGTCGGCCTCGACGTGCCGTTCGAGGAGCGGGAACGGCTCGTCGAGCTACGGCCACGGATGGCGACGCTCAACCCGTGCAGCATGAGCTTCGGGGAGGGGGAGTTCCGCAACCCGCCCAAGGACGTGCGCCGCCTCGCCGCCCGCATGCGCGAGCTCGGCGTCAAGCCCGAGCTGGAGATCTACGACACCGGGCACCTGGACGCGTGCCTGCGGCTGCGTGACGAGGGCCTGCTCGAGGAGCCGCTGCAGTTCAGCATCGTGCTGGGCGTGCGCGGCGGAATGGCGGCCACCGCCGACAACCTGCTCGCCACGGTGCG includes:
- a CDS encoding MarR family winged helix-turn-helix transcriptional regulator; protein product: MVTDRGEGERADAPPRAISVRPPTLLGIPSYLAGNVARAATRTLWRSLAEHGLGLSQHAVLVAIHDFGPLAQVEIADRLDLDRSQVVGFVDALERHGFVTRTRDPRDRRRMLVSMTEAGAAAERRVTEAAQELQPALFAALSPAELDQLVGLLERVLDAHDAARLGRG
- a CDS encoding CocE/NonD family hydrolase — its product is MSTPSRSPRLADRVLPEMIWMPGLDPATGGHPGLRTGEVVEEDGVRIERDVPVVLRDGVTVYVDVFRPAAATAPVPAILTLNPYGKHAPKGFHLFPGAGVADGTISRHTVWEGPDPMWWAQRGYAVVNADSRGSWMSEGDLVVLSEQEGEDGHDLVEWAAEQPWCTGKVGMSGVSYLAVVQWRVAATRPPHLAAINPWEGWSDCYREYFFHGGIPETKFVTFTQWSCRCGPGRVEDLPAMHAAHPLLDDYNRSKSVPDLSVIDVPAYCVTDWGDHGLHTRGTIEAWRELGSAHKWLEVHGRKKWQYYYRPESLRRLRAFFDHFLMSTDDEVLTWPPVRIEVRERYYEGVERAEQEWPLARTSYRPFALDAVAGTLLAEQPAAAAAVEYDPAADEGRAVFDLRFDTRTEITGYAKLRLWVEIDEGDDMDLFVGLQKLDRAGRQVHFPYWSMMDDGQVALGWLRASHRELDEERSTPWQPRLRHERQLPLRPGEPTAVEIEIWPSSTLFEAGEVLRLIVQGRDLHRYDIGPAQAHEQSVNRGRHRIRTGGAFDSHLLLPMIPD
- a CDS encoding xanthine dehydrogenase family protein molybdopterin-binding subunit — encoded protein: MTAAADRPAVGVVPDGWTPRTGSDPVLEIEHGLIGTARPRLDGPAKVRGEARYAAEHVLKGMVHAALRCSTIARGRITRLDTSAAETAPGVVLVMTHRTAPRMRPVRPMFTAPRAFGGTDLPVMQDDSIHWNGEPVAVVLAETREQADHAASLIEVEYAAAAPRTFAEAAADARRPDHLFFQPVEVAVGDAEAALAAAPHAVDHVYRTPGHNHNAIEPHAVTVGWVGDDLVVHDASQSVAGHAWTIAHALGIDEHRVHVTSPHVGGGFGGKTAWSHHVLAAAASKLAGRPVRMALSRGDVYRLVGGRANTEQRVAIGADEDGRFTLIVHTGTSAITPWNHVVEPFTFPARHMYATGALHTDQHVVDVDMIANSFMRAPGEAVGTFALESAIDELAEQLDIDPVELRLRNEPAADPASGAPFSARHLEQAWRAGAERFGWTRTAPRSRRDGEWLIGTGCAAATYPHQRFPGGAARITLTADGHATVAVAANDMGMGTTTAQAIVSAERLGLPVERVTIDYGDSSLPGVFQAGASAQTVGVAAAVIAAHRALVAQLLALVPPDSPLAGRTVDEVGSVAAGLGALADRDRWESYAQILRRAGRHEVTAVADAADRDELQAWSMHSFGAVFCQVRVSSVTGEARVDRVVGSYDCGRIINPVTAASQLRGGIVMGIGLALMERTVVDERTARIVNANLTDYHVPVHADVPEIDVLWTDVPDPRAPVGARGVGEIGITGVAAAIAGAVHNATGRRVRDLPITLDALL
- a CDS encoding FAD binding domain-containing protein, translating into MIEFEYTRATDVADAVRLGRSGRARYLGGGTNLVDLMRQGVEGPTQLVDVSGLPGDVVEAPDGRLVIGAAVRTTALATHRTVRERYPVLTRAIVAGASGQIRNMATVGGNLLQRTRCPYFYDPAGSPCNKRSPGQGCAAIGGHTRDLAILGASPSCAATHPSDMAVALVALDAVVHVSGAAGDRRVPLADLHRLPGDRPDVETVLEPGELITAVELPAGVNAARSTYRKVRDRASFAFALVSVAAAVELDGETIVRARLALGGVAPKPWRAARAEAVLAGGPATTAAFVAAADAELADAAPLAGNAFKVELARRTIVAVLEQLTGGRA
- a CDS encoding 2Fe-2S iron-sulfur cluster-binding protein, which gives rise to MKVEPASPAGHRSRTGDAGPDLVVNGVPAPPPADPRVSLLDFLREHLGLHGTKKGCDQGACGACTVLVDGERIVSCLALAVQYAGHEVTTVEGLGGTHPLQDAFVRHEGLQCGYCTPGQICSAIGMARETAAGVPSHVTRDLTADDIALTPDELRERMSGNLCRCGAHNGIVAAIAEVYGGADT
- a CDS encoding TetR/AcrR family transcriptional regulator produces the protein MPRWEPDGAERLETAAFDLFAEQGFDRTTVAEIAERAGLTPRTFFNHFADKREVLFGLSAEFRQRVVRGIAECPPATPPLDAAVHALQAALDAMFEHRRAAVTRRFAIVEANPELRERELSKIADLADAVEAALRARGHDTDTAGFAADAATAVQRRAMQKWTRTADGPPLRELVADALGALRAAVAPAAP
- a CDS encoding NAD-dependent epimerase/dehydratase family protein; this encodes MHVFVTGGSGYIGSAVVPELLAAGHTVTGLARSDRAAAAVAALGAAVRRGDLADPAGLAAAAREADGVVHLGFARDDPDWADLPAAVAADLRAVEALGAALAGTGKPLVATGATFSLALAGFRGELTEQDTRPTGMRVDAENAVIALAEHGVRSAVVRLSNVHGRGNLGFASGLIAVARATGIAHYLGEGTNRWPAAHIDDVGRLYRLALESAPAGTRPHAVAEEGVPVRSVSAVIGRRLGVPVARVAADAARQHFGHLAMFVGADNPTSSRFTQATLGWAPAGPGLLDDLDDAAHFAVPAVARP
- a CDS encoding nuclear transport factor 2 family protein; the encoded protein is MTVDSATGAETWIRRYYQLCGAKDIDGAMEFWAPDGKLTFANFEPVIGRDAIHETLAQIVHNWIKETHSLHHFWLLADDLVAFEMDVAFDRHDGRHVVVPGAAVCRIDDRRFLEQRIYVDMTPVFAPSDAAASATA
- a CDS encoding homogentisate 1,2-dioxygenase, with amino-acid sequence MDESVYPHNWSREGFLGDFVVALRPHPINEYTEVVGPHAPHRIDLTAVKAVDATDPAELPTVFARSRNDLVLSVSARSEPTPFVWRNAEFDEVHFVQEGELEYVTDWGTLAVQPGDFVFLPRAVSYRVVPATPSTLRVIIEAPEAVSMNPQAQPGMINAARSVRRPDPAKVSQESGVTTLLIRTTDGITRFTMANDPLAMTEIVYGQAPVWKVNLADIQPVAYLPAGGPPSHFAETPTKDLLLYTLSSRPGGRPPQHHNADYDELVFYFRGPAPYGGLDTAGSGIWIPKAVAHWGPREDPEGGYLAWLVESGGTIRLTPEGLAAAELMETSLFHPLERAPGSDA
- a CDS encoding 3-keto-5-aminohexanoate cleavage protein; protein product: MSAVVTVAPTGPIATKADNPNLPTRPHEIADAVAEAYAAGAAVAHLHLRDEHDRPTADPDIARRTIDLIEERCPIIVQLSTGVGLDVPFEERERLVELRPRMATLNPCSMSFGEGEFRNPPKDVRRLAARMRELGVKPELEIYDTGHLDACLRLRDEGLLEEPLQFSIVLGVRGGMAATADNLLATVRRLPAGSVWQVIAIGRANLQLTAIGLALGGNARAGLEDTLHVAKGEPAAGNLPLVERAVALVGGVGRTVADVAQAERSLQLPRPSFSR